A genome region from Dehalococcoidia bacterium includes the following:
- a CDS encoding rod shape-determining protein, producing the protein MAFNPISAFLGLFSHDIGIDLGTANTLVMVKGRGIVIDEPSVVAIDRISKKVLAIGAEAKRMVGRTPANIVAVRPLKDGVISDFHVTERMLHYFIRAVHERFGFGVPRPRVVIGIPSGVTEVEKRAVHDAALNAGARECYLIEEPMAAAIGAGLPILDPSGCMIVDIGGGTTEVAVIALGGTVVWHSSRIAGDEMDQEIIAYARQVHNMIIGERSAEEIKIQAGSAFPLDEEETTEIRGRDLATGLPKQVEVSTVEIRDALSGPVSAIVDVVRAAIEITPPELVADLMYKGICLAGGGALLRGLDRRLQQETRFPVYVAEDPLTCVVRGCGEVLEEARILAKVQASLAARKPPR; encoded by the coding sequence ATGGCCTTCAACCCGATCAGCGCCTTCCTGGGCCTGTTTTCACACGACATAGGCATAGACCTGGGCACGGCCAACACCCTGGTGATGGTCAAGGGCCGCGGCATCGTAATCGACGAGCCGTCGGTGGTGGCGATCGACCGCATCTCCAAGAAGGTGCTGGCTATCGGCGCCGAGGCGAAGCGCATGGTTGGGCGGACGCCGGCGAACATCGTTGCCGTGCGGCCGCTCAAGGACGGGGTGATCTCGGACTTCCACGTGACGGAGCGGATGCTGCACTACTTCATCCGGGCCGTCCATGAGCGCTTCGGTTTCGGTGTCCCCCGCCCCCGGGTCGTCATCGGCATACCGTCCGGCGTGACGGAGGTCGAGAAGCGGGCGGTCCACGACGCGGCGCTCAACGCCGGGGCGCGCGAGTGCTACCTGATCGAGGAGCCGATGGCGGCGGCGATCGGCGCCGGGCTTCCGATACTGGACCCTTCGGGCTGCATGATCGTCGACATCGGCGGTGGCACCACGGAGGTGGCGGTGATAGCGCTCGGCGGCACCGTGGTGTGGCACTCGAGCCGGATCGCCGGCGACGAGATGGACCAGGAGATCATCGCCTACGCGCGCCAGGTGCACAACATGATCATCGGCGAGCGTTCGGCGGAGGAGATCAAGATCCAGGCCGGCTCCGCCTTTCCCCTCGACGAAGAGGAGACGACGGAGATACGCGGCCGTGACCTCGCGACCGGGCTCCCGAAGCAGGTCGAGGTGAGCACGGTCGAAATCCGGGACGCGCTCTCCGGGCCCGTGAGCGCGATCGTCGACGTCGTGCGGGCCGCGATCGAGATCACGCCGCCGGAGCTGGTAGCGGACCTGATGTACAAGGGGATATGCCTGGCGGGCGGCGGCGCGTTGCTCCGCGGCCTGGACCGGCGGCTGCAGCAGGAGACTCGCTTCCCCGTGTATGTTGCCGAGGACCCGCTGACCTGCGTGGTGCGGGGTTGCGGCGAGGTGCTGGAGGAGGCAAGGATCCTCGCCAAGGTCCAGGCGTCGCTCGCTGCGCGAAAGCCGCCGCGATAG
- the mreC gene encoding rod shape-determining protein MreC: protein MTARTSLWFASMMATGLLLIAMSTVGVLRPIENVSYKVLAPVEGVLRAIARPIANTVTNYNDIRDLTRENEALRTENERLNAVIARLQEEATQREALERLVEVKQGLSEHTFLGATVIARDPTNLRQMIAIDRGRDDGIKVGMPVITEGSALVGTISKVESDHAWVTLVTDVNSAVSSRTLESRADGVVSGGYDRRLSMEFVTQDAPVKEGDTVVTSGLGGSYPRGLVIGRVTGIAGSRQEVFRKVTVEPLASLARIETVLVMTSFVPVRLAAP from the coding sequence ATGACCGCCCGCACCAGCCTCTGGTTTGCCAGCATGATGGCCACGGGCCTCTTGCTGATCGCTATGTCCACCGTCGGGGTGCTGCGCCCCATCGAGAACGTCTCGTACAAGGTGCTGGCGCCAGTGGAGGGCGTCCTGCGGGCCATCGCGCGGCCAATCGCGAACACGGTCACTAACTACAACGACATCCGCGACCTCACGCGGGAGAACGAGGCCCTGCGCACCGAGAACGAGCGCCTCAACGCCGTCATCGCCCGGCTGCAGGAAGAGGCAACGCAACGAGAGGCGTTGGAACGCCTGGTGGAAGTGAAGCAGGGCCTGTCCGAACACACATTCCTGGGGGCGACCGTAATTGCCCGCGACCCGACGAACCTGCGGCAGATGATCGCCATCGACCGCGGGCGCGACGACGGCATCAAGGTGGGGATGCCGGTGATCACCGAAGGCAGCGCGCTGGTCGGCACCATCTCCAAGGTGGAGAGCGACCACGCCTGGGTCACGCTGGTCACGGACGTGAACAGCGCCGTGAGCAGCCGCACCCTGGAGTCGCGCGCGGACGGCGTTGTCTCCGGCGGCTACGACCGGCGCCTGTCGATGGAGTTCGTGACCCAAGACGCGCCGGTAAAGGAGGGTGACACCGTCGTGACCTCGGGCCTGGGCGGGAGCTATCCGCGCGGCCTCGTGATCGGGCGCGTGACGGGCATCGCCGGCAGCAGGCAGGAGGTGTTCCGTAAGGTAACGGTCGAACCGCTGGCGAGCCTCGCGCGGATCGAGACCGTGCTGGTGATGACCAGCTTCGTGCCCGTGAGGCTTGCCGCGCCGTGA
- the mrdA gene encoding penicillin-binding protein 2 produces the protein MGYSTGRKPWRSDPPRELTDEAEAAKRKVFYLGLVVLAVFGVLTVQLARLQLISGEKYALRAENNRLRQVSITPPRGLIYDRHGVPLVENRASFSAAIVAADLPPEQETAITVTLQELLGVPAGEIAARVQERRRSNDPFSPVAIKENLSQETAFRLRERLPELPGVRVIVEPRREYINGPLLSHVIGFLGPIDDTEYAALRSRGYQLNDDIGKTGVEYTYESALRGIPGVKVVEADASGREVRTILEQPATPGASIVLSLDLDLQQKVTEFVQAGMGRSRNAAAVVMDVRTGEILALVSLPTYDNNVFARGVDQREIERLLTDPGKPLVNHAIAEMYPPGSTFKQITGIAALQEGIANASTRITSLGSIQVRNQYNPSISYTFKDWAALGTMDFYRGVAMSSDVYFYYLAGGYVDFNSGRDVFQGLGAARLASWARKFGLGAATGIDLPGESEGLVPDPAWKERALGEVWTVGDTYNMGIGQGYVATTPLQMLLVTAAIANGGDVLVPHVVREIRDAAGGVIVPPWRRVKNNLNVDPRNINIMREAMRQAVDTGTATTAKVRSVAVAGKTGTAEFGERRPDGSYLEHGWFTGFAPYDNPEIAVVVFLEQGGGALTAAPVAAKIFDYYFQRKNLAEAR, from the coding sequence GTGGGCTACAGCACGGGCCGAAAGCCGTGGCGCTCCGATCCGCCCCGCGAGCTCACGGACGAAGCGGAAGCGGCGAAGCGGAAGGTCTTCTACCTCGGCCTGGTAGTGCTGGCGGTCTTCGGCGTCCTCACCGTACAGCTGGCGCGCCTGCAACTCATTTCCGGCGAGAAGTACGCCCTGCGCGCGGAAAACAACCGCCTGCGCCAGGTGTCGATCACGCCGCCCCGCGGCCTGATCTACGACCGTCATGGCGTACCCCTGGTCGAGAACCGGGCGAGCTTCTCGGCGGCGATCGTGGCCGCCGACCTTCCGCCGGAGCAGGAGACCGCGATCACGGTGACCCTCCAGGAGCTTCTCGGGGTGCCCGCGGGAGAAATCGCCGCGCGCGTCCAGGAGCGGCGCCGCTCGAATGACCCCTTCAGCCCCGTGGCGATCAAGGAGAACCTCAGCCAGGAGACGGCCTTCCGGTTGCGGGAACGCCTGCCGGAACTGCCGGGAGTCCGGGTCATCGTCGAGCCGCGGCGGGAGTACATCAACGGTCCTCTCTTGTCGCATGTCATCGGGTTCCTCGGGCCGATCGACGATACGGAGTACGCGGCCCTGAGGTCGCGTGGCTATCAACTCAACGACGACATCGGCAAGACCGGCGTCGAGTACACGTACGAGAGCGCGCTACGCGGTATCCCGGGCGTGAAAGTCGTGGAGGCCGACGCCTCCGGGCGCGAAGTGCGCACGATCCTCGAACAGCCAGCGACTCCGGGCGCGAGCATCGTCCTCTCGCTGGACCTGGACCTGCAGCAGAAGGTCACCGAGTTCGTCCAGGCCGGGATGGGACGCTCGCGCAATGCCGCCGCCGTGGTAATGGACGTACGCACCGGCGAGATACTGGCCCTCGTCTCGCTCCCCACTTACGACAACAACGTCTTCGCGCGCGGCGTCGACCAGCGGGAGATCGAGCGGCTGCTCACCGACCCCGGCAAGCCGCTGGTGAACCATGCGATCGCGGAGATGTATCCGCCAGGGTCGACCTTCAAGCAGATCACCGGCATAGCGGCGCTCCAGGAAGGCATCGCGAACGCCAGTACGCGCATCACCAGCCTGGGCTCGATCCAGGTGCGGAACCAGTACAACCCCAGCATCTCCTACACATTCAAGGACTGGGCGGCGCTGGGCACGATGGACTTTTACCGCGGCGTCGCCATGTCGTCTGACGTGTACTTCTACTACCTGGCCGGCGGCTACGTGGACTTCAACTCCGGCCGCGATGTCTTCCAGGGGCTTGGCGCGGCGCGGCTGGCCTCGTGGGCGCGCAAGTTCGGCCTGGGCGCGGCGACGGGCATCGACCTCCCGGGCGAGTCCGAGGGCCTTGTCCCTGACCCGGCCTGGAAGGAGAGGGCGCTCGGCGAGGTCTGGACGGTGGGCGACACCTACAACATGGGGATCGGCCAGGGCTACGTGGCCACGACGCCGTTGCAGATGCTGCTGGTGACTGCGGCCATCGCCAACGGCGGCGACGTGCTCGTGCCGCACGTCGTGCGCGAGATCCGGGACGCGGCGGGCGGAGTCATAGTCCCGCCGTGGCGACGCGTGAAGAACAACCTCAACGTCGACCCGCGAAACATAAACATCATGCGCGAGGCCATGCGACAGGCGGTCGACACCGGGACGGCGACGACGGCGAAAGTGCGCAGCGTGGCGGTTGCCGGCAAGACGGGGACGGCAGAGTTCGGCGAGCGGCGGCCCGATGGCTCCTACCTGGAGCACGGCTGGTTCACGGGCTTCGCACCCTACGACAACCCGGAGATCGCGGTGGTGGTGTTCCTGGAGCAGGGCGGTGGCGCGCTCACCGCCGCCCCGGTCGCCGCCAAGATCTTCGACTACTACTTCCAGCGCAAGAACCTCGCCGAGGCCCGCTAA
- the rodA gene encoding rod shape-determining protein RodA, with protein sequence MRKRDTGNFDLVLFGLALALTAYGLVLIYSGSLTSSGGVRESLSGPVGRQLVFAAIGIGAFLAVSQVDYRFLAQGSLGMYVGLIAALTFVLVFGAQAFGSRRWIDIGGTHVQPSEIGKIVVILTLAKYLSDQGERVKELRVFLTSLAIAALPALLVFAEPDLGSAVIFLLIWLGMVVMAGCDMRHIMGAMGMVIAMLPFALIAVVTDYQRERVSLFLDPSQDPLGSGFNILQAEISIGSGGLLGKGLTQGTQTQLDYLRTQTTDYIFSVLGEELGFVGAMLLFALFILLLWRGLRAAALCRDDFGRSIAVGVVIFILFQAFINIGVNIRLFPVTGIPLPFISQGGSSLVTVFIAIGLLESVLIRHRQMSPYGLT encoded by the coding sequence ATGCGCAAGCGCGATACCGGCAACTTCGACCTCGTCCTCTTCGGCCTAGCCCTGGCCTTGACTGCCTACGGGCTCGTCCTGATCTACAGCGGCAGCCTAACCTCGTCCGGGGGCGTGCGGGAGTCGCTTAGCGGGCCGGTAGGGCGCCAGCTTGTCTTCGCGGCGATCGGGATCGGCGCGTTCCTGGCGGTCTCGCAGGTCGACTATCGCTTCCTCGCCCAGGGGTCGCTCGGGATGTACGTCGGGCTGATCGCGGCGCTCACGTTCGTGCTGGTGTTCGGGGCGCAGGCGTTCGGGTCGCGGCGCTGGATCGACATTGGCGGCACCCACGTCCAGCCCTCTGAGATCGGCAAGATCGTCGTCATCCTGACTCTGGCCAAGTACCTCTCGGACCAGGGCGAGCGCGTCAAGGAGCTGCGCGTCTTCCTGACGTCGCTTGCCATCGCGGCGCTGCCGGCGCTGCTGGTCTTTGCCGAACCGGACCTTGGCTCGGCGGTGATCTTCCTCCTCATCTGGCTGGGCATGGTGGTGATGGCCGGTTGCGACATGCGCCACATCATGGGGGCGATGGGCATGGTCATCGCCATGCTGCCCTTCGCGCTCATCGCCGTGGTCACCGACTATCAGCGCGAACGCGTCAGCCTCTTCCTGGACCCGAGCCAGGACCCGCTCGGCTCCGGTTTCAACATCTTGCAGGCGGAGATTTCGATTGGGTCGGGCGGTCTCCTCGGCAAAGGGCTGACGCAGGGCACTCAGACGCAGCTCGATTACCTGCGCACGCAGACGACGGACTACATCTTCAGCGTGCTGGGCGAGGAGCTTGGCTTCGTCGGCGCGATGCTCTTGTTCGCGCTTTTCATCCTGCTCCTCTGGCGCGGACTGCGCGCCGCGGCGCTCTGCCGGGACGACTTCGGGCGCTCGATCGCCGTCGGGGTCGTGATCTTCATCCTCTTCCAGGCGTTCATCAACATCGGCGTGAACATCCGCCTGTTCCCGGTCACGGGAATTCCGCTGCCCTTCATCAGCCAGGGCGGAAGCTCTTTGGTCACCGTGTTCATAGCAATCGGATTGCTCGAGAGCGTGCTCATCCGGCACCGGCAGATGTCGCCCTATGGCCTCACCTGA
- a CDS encoding NUDIX domain-containing protein translates to MASPEARAGAIVRPAARVLLLDPLGRVLLLRVERPYGLPYAAWLTPGGGLEPGESHEEAALRELREETGITGVELGPWVWERRFHFSRGVVYCNLERYYVARIAFEPRVQTQGDDGEGPPGHRWWGVRELASLREPLLPPRLPEFLPEIIAGHYPARVLDITEEGELQTC, encoded by the coding sequence ATGGCCTCACCTGAGGCCAGGGCCGGAGCGATCGTCCGGCCAGCCGCGCGCGTACTGCTGCTTGACCCGCTCGGGCGCGTCCTCCTGCTGCGTGTCGAAAGACCCTACGGCCTGCCGTACGCCGCCTGGCTCACGCCCGGTGGCGGCCTGGAGCCGGGCGAATCCCATGAGGAAGCGGCCCTCCGCGAGCTCCGCGAGGAGACGGGGATCACCGGAGTCGAGCTGGGGCCCTGGGTCTGGGAGCGACGCTTCCACTTCAGCCGCGGTGTCGTCTACTGCAACCTGGAGCGCTACTACGTCGCCCGGATCGCCTTCGAGCCGCGCGTCCAGACCCAGGGTGACGATGGGGAGGGGCCGCCCGGGCACCGCTGGTGGGGAGTCAGGGAGCTGGCCAGCCTCCGCGAGCCGCTGCTACCGCCGCGCCTTCCGGAGTTCCTGCCGGAGATCATCGCGGGGCACTATCCGGCAAGAGTGCTGGACATAACCGAGGAAGGCGAATTGCAGACCTGCTGA
- a CDS encoding A24 family peptidase has product MTPLLFFLAGIPAALVLNHGIAVLGREQDPAEDGLEANEPGPGPVVRKLPWQVQPWRDRVRVLVVAAAPFLMAGAGWRFEPLEAVAVSALILALLLCTGTDLIEYRVPNVVTYPGIVLALAAAALFPDGDPVNALVAGVVGGLIFLVLAIVTRGGLGLGDVKLAVLIGVALGFPASYQALVIGVLTGGVVILALFLAGIVSRKQAVPYAPFLALAAVGIVLTQGAVFAPL; this is encoded by the coding sequence ATGACGCCGCTCCTCTTTTTCCTGGCCGGTATACCGGCCGCCCTGGTGCTAAACCACGGCATCGCCGTGTTGGGCCGCGAGCAGGACCCCGCAGAAGACGGGCTGGAGGCGAATGAGCCGGGGCCAGGCCCCGTGGTGCGCAAGCTGCCCTGGCAGGTACAGCCCTGGCGCGACCGGGTGCGAGTGCTGGTCGTCGCTGCCGCGCCCTTCCTCATGGCGGGCGCGGGGTGGCGCTTCGAGCCGCTTGAGGCGGTGGCAGTCTCGGCGCTGATCCTGGCGCTGCTCCTCTGCACGGGCACAGACTTGATCGAGTACCGCGTGCCGAATGTCGTGACCTACCCGGGCATCGTGCTGGCGCTGGCGGCCGCGGCCTTGTTTCCGGATGGCGACCCCGTCAACGCCCTCGTCGCGGGCGTCGTGGGCGGCCTGATATTCCTCGTGCTTGCGATCGTTACGCGGGGCGGCCTGGGCCTCGGGGACGTGAAGCTCGCGGTGCTGATCGGCGTCGCCCTGGGCTTCCCAGCGAGCTACCAGGCGCTCGTCATCGGCGTCCTCACCGGCGGCGTGGTCATCCTGGCGCTGTTCCTGGCCGGCATCGTGTCGCGCAAGCAGGCCGTGCCCTACGCGCCATTCCTGGCGCTTGCGGCGGTCGGGATAGTGCTCACGCAGGGCGCCGTGTTCGCGCCGTTGTAG